In Helianthus annuus cultivar XRQ/B chromosome 3, HanXRQr2.0-SUNRISE, whole genome shotgun sequence, a single window of DNA contains:
- the LOC110928992 gene encoding copper transporter 5, which produces MMHMTFYWSRNVTLLFSSWQTDSWISYALTLLACFIFSIFYQYMEDRRLRFKLLSTSAASTTTNGTAVDATPLLNKKIIAGSSRWSVGRVAGAVLFGINSAIGYFLMLAVMSFNGGVFVAIVVGLAVGYLLFRSGDDEQVVVVDNPCACA; this is translated from the coding sequence ATGATGCACATGACCTTCTACTGGAGCCGCAACGTCACTCTCCTCTTCTCCTCCTGGCAAACCGACTCATGGATCAGTTACGCTCTCACCTTACTCGCCTGCTTCATCTTCTCCATCTTTTACCAGTACATGGAGGACCGCCGCCTCCGCTTCAAACTCCTCTCCACCTCCGCCGCCTCAACCACCACCAACGGCACCGCCGTTGACGCTACGCCGCTCCTGAACAAGAAGATTATCGCCGGAAGTAGCCGGTGGAGCGTCGGTAGGGTTGCCGGAGCGGTTCTGTTCGGAATTAACTCGGCGATTGGATACTTCCTTATGCTTGCGGTTATGTCGTTTAATGGCGGTGTGTTTGTTGCGATCGTTGTTGGATTGGCTGTTGGATACTTGTTGTTTAGGAGTGGTGATGATGAGcaggttgttgttgttgataaTCCGTGTGCCTGTGCTtga